GCTGCTGGTGACTGTACTGAATCCGTTGTTGAGTACTCTTTCCAAAACCTGAATAGAATTAAGTTTGCAAAATCCATTGATAGGAAAACGAATAACATAGTCATTGTCTAGAGCCCAGCCAGAGTTTCTCGAATCCCCTACAGCATTTCTAAGCTCAGGGAAACTTTCTTCTATAGTGAGCTTACGGCCGCTTAGATAAATCCTTTCTCCTAGCTCTGGACAGATGCTGATTGCCAAGCATTCTTGTTTGGATTTCCTGGTATTCTGTTGGTGCTCTTCTATAGCGGCTGTCAACTCATGCAATTCGTAATATTTTGATTCTTGCAGCAGTATGTCAATTTCATCGTAGCCAATGGGGAGAGTCAAACAGCCACACCTCAAAAACTGTAGAACGTAACGGAATGAAGGGCCATCTCTATCAATGAAATAGTGCTGCTTCATGGTGTCAAGTATTATGGGGAGTTCTCCTGAGAATAATTTAGCAAGCCTTGATGATGGATACCTTCAACAAATACAATCAATACGATGCATGCACCACTCGCGGGCAAGCCTCCAGTACTCCATTGGCCTAATCATAGCCACAATTAAGCAAGCCTCGGAAGGAAGGTATTTGCCCCAAGGCAATGTTGCCACCACCCAGTCGAACAATTGAAAAGCATGGCCTATGGCTAAGTGGACTTAGGCATGTTGATGAATTGCTTTATCCCATTTGTGTCTTATCATATAACATGGTAATTTTAACATACGCTAGCAGCTATTCCTCCTAGCCAAATTTTCACGTGCACGTTGATGTTCTGCCTAATACACCCTGCCTCAAGCACCTACACCACACTAAGCAATTATCGTAACACATTTGTCAGCCGTGATGATTGCCTCTGGCCTAACTCCACAAACAACCCTTGTCCTCTGTATTTTACTGCCTCCATTAAGCTAGCTCATGTTTGCCAATGGGCTTGCTATCATCTAGAAATGGTCACTTACTTGGTGAGGTTCTCTAATGATGAGGTGTAAATTGTCCCACCGATGTCAATATGTACCGGTGCGGTCAATTTGGTTGGCACTGCTGGTTTAGGTACACCAGTCAAGACCTGATAATGTGGTGTCTCTGGAGTATACGGCCTTTTTGAAGATGTTGTGACCGGAACTGCTGCGCTTCCATTTTCTCTAAAAGGTACAAATTCTAAACGGCTTAATTTACACGCCTCTCCGTGCTCACTGCTAACATGTTTTAGTCATATGTAGCGCCATGTTTTGAGGGTTTTAAGTTTaagcaaaaaatgaaaaatttgtttattcaaatttatattgttataagtGGTTGAAAAGCTACATACTGATGTCATCTCACATACTAGTGAAGAAGCTTTCATACCAGACTGTTGACCTCTGACTAGTGAATTGCTGCTACTGGGCATGCAGCAACACTGGAGTGCTGCGGTAGGCATTATAATTTGTGCTAATGGCAGTGCAGGTGCTCCTATAATGTCAAAACCTTAatggtttttttttcaatttgctaTATAGTTCAGATTAATGTTGCTGCAGCTACTCTTCAAGTATCTATGATTTGAACTAATAACCTATCGTGCCAATATAGCAAAACAGCTTTGCCAGAAGAGCAAACAGCTTTACCAGCTTTGGACAGACGCAATAAAGATCAACTGTGCAATTTAAATCATAGATGTACCACGTAATTTTATCCAAGTTCAGACTACAATTCTCCATAGCCTCTCATCAGCCTGCAatcatattttttgtttcaagtGTATTACCTTTTGATCTGTTTGCTGGATGTTGGTGACAAACTGCT
The genomic region above belongs to Watersipora subatra chromosome 1, tzWatSuba1.1, whole genome shotgun sequence and contains:
- the LOC137385674 gene encoding BTB/POZ domain-containing protein kctd15-like, whose product is MVDAVLNTLFLQRQQQVMRDMERSDSNARSSLSPTSSKQIKRENGSAAVPVTTSSKRPYTPETPHYQVLTGVPKPAVPTKLTAPVHIDIGGTIYTSSLENLTKYPSSRLAKLFSGELPIILDTMKQHYFIDRDGPSFRYVLQFLRCGCLTLPIGYDEIDILLQESKYYELHELTAAIEEHQQNTRKSKQECLAISICPELGERIYLSGRKLTIEESFPELRNAVGDSRNSGWALDNDYVIRFPINGFCKLNSIQVLERVLNNGFSTVTSSGGGVEGQQFTDYLFVKDS